GCGATGGATGGTCTCTCAATCCAGGAGAATGGTGAGATCTATGCAAGCTATGACAATGGTATGACGAAACTGCTCGGACAGATTGCCGTGGCGAAGTTTGCCAATGCCGCAGGTCTTGAGAAAGCGGGAGAGAACCTGTATTCTGCGACACTCAACTCCGGAGAGTTCGATGGTGTGGGCGTGGATATTACTGCAGATGGTGCAGGCGGCATGGTGACAGGGTCTTTGGAGATGAGTAACGTGGATCTTTCTTCGGAGTTTACGGAGATGATTACCACACAGAGAGGTTTCCAGGCAAACAGCCGTATCATTACCGTATCTGATACGTTGCTGGAAGAACTTGTAAATCTGAAACGATAGATAACAAAATAGAAAGCGTAAATATGGGAAGCGGGGGAACTATGAGAGTAGTTGCCCTGTTCCTGTGTTTATTTTATTATTATGGAAAAGCGTGGCGAGATGTTTTCGCATGAGAAGCATGAGTGAGGGAATCAAGTTATGATCGAGCTGACAAAAATGAGTGGGCAGAAAGTACTGGTAAATCCCGACCTGCTTGAGCTGGTGGAGGAAACACCGGATACCGTAGTGTCATTTACGACGGGCAGAAAAATAATTGTAAAAGAAAGTAGACAAGAAGTGAAAAATTTAGTAAAATCGTATAGAAAGGATATTTTTGCAGGTTAATGCAAAACTAGAGGGGTGGAATAAGTAATGGATATAGCATCAGTAATTGGCCTGGTCCTTTGTTTTGGTATGGTTGTGTTCGGTATTATCAGTAATTCCGGACCGGCAGGTGTTCCCTATTTCTTTGATGCAGCTTCTGCTATCATAACATTCGGTGGTTCATTTGCTGCGATTCTGGCTTCCAAAACGATGGATGAATTTGTTGCCGGTTTAAAGAGCTTCGCCCTTGTTCTGAAGGCTCCGGTCTTTGAGGTGACATCGATCATTAGTAAGATTATTGATCTGTCCAATGTGGCCAGAAAAGAAGGGCTTCTTTCTTTGGAGGAAGCGGCAGGGGATCTGGAAGATGAATTTCTGAAGAAGGGTATACTGCTTATCGTTGATGGTACTGATCCGGAACTTGTTCGTGCCATTATGGAGACAGAGCTGGTCAGTATGGATGACAGGCATAAATCAAAGATCGGGTTTTGGGAAGATGTGGGAACGATGGGTCCTGCCTGGGGTATGATCGGTACCCTGATTGGTCTGGTTCTTATGCTTCAGAATATGGATGACCCGTCCTCGATCGGTCCTGCTATGGCGGTTGCATTGATTACGACGTTGTATGGTTCCTTGCTTGCCAACTGGATTTGTGCGCCGGTTGCCAGTAAGTTAAAAGTAAATAATAATATGGAGGTTCAGGCAAAAGAGATTATTATTGAAGGACTTCTTTCCATTCAGGCCGGAGAGAATCCCCGTGTTATTGAAGAAAAGCTGAAATCCTTCCTGGCTCCAAAAGACAGAAGTGCAGCGGATGACGGTGGAGGTGAATCAGATGGCTAAGCAGCGGAAGGAAGAACCACCAAAGGGTTCACCCGCATGGATGAATACGTTCAGCGATCTGATGAACCTTCTGTTATGTTTTTTTGTGTTGCTTTTTTCCATGTCTACGGTGGACGCGCAGAAATTCGAGCTGATAGCCTCCTCTTTTTCGCAGTCTTTCAGTATTTTTTCTGCGGGGGCAACAGCAATCGGCGACGGACTTCTGATCAGTAATGGTGTCAGCCAGCTGAATGAACTGGATGACTATGTGAACAGTATGGGAAAGGTTTCCGATGGAGACACCGACAATGAGACAAAATATCTGGAGGAAATGACGGAAGCTCTGGATGCGGAAAAATTGAAAAAATCTGAGGAACTTGCCGAGAAGATCGAAGAGGCGATGGATGAGCAGGAACTTGCCAGGGAAGTGGATATGGAAGTCACATCTCAATATGTGCAGCTCTCTCTGAAAGGAGCCCTTCTGTTTGATTCGGGAAGTGCTCAACTGAAGGAGGACGCTTTGCCAGTTATGGATAAACTGGGACTGATCCTGGAGCGCTATGCCGGCAGTGTGATCGAAATTGAGGGTCATACGGACAATGTGCCTATCAGCAGCGCACACTTTGCCAATAATAATGAGTTAAGCAGTGCGAGGGCTCTTTCCGTGTTTGATTACTTTGTGGGAACGACGAGTCTTGATCCTGCGATGATCAAACATTCCGGCAGAGGAGAGTATGTGCCGATCGCAGATAATTCTACTCCTGAAGGAAGAGCTAAGAACCGAAGAGTAGAGATCAGAATTTACCATACATTGAGTTCATATTAAGCGAGAGCAGGAGAGGAGAATGATATGAAAAGAAATCTGTTATCCGTCATTATACTGGCACTTCTGGTTGTAAACCTTGTGCTGACTTCGATTATGATGGTTAATGTAAACAGTG
The sequence above is a segment of the Lachnospiraceae bacterium JLR.KK008 genome. Coding sequences within it:
- a CDS encoding flagellar FlbD family protein, which encodes MIELTKMSGQKVLVNPDLLELVEETPDTVVSFTTGRKIIVKESRQEVKNLVKSYRKDIFAG
- a CDS encoding motility protein A, giving the protein MDIASVIGLVLCFGMVVFGIISNSGPAGVPYFFDAASAIITFGGSFAAILASKTMDEFVAGLKSFALVLKAPVFEVTSIISKIIDLSNVARKEGLLSLEEAAGDLEDEFLKKGILLIVDGTDPELVRAIMETELVSMDDRHKSKIGFWEDVGTMGPAWGMIGTLIGLVLMLQNMDDPSSIGPAMAVALITTLYGSLLANWICAPVASKLKVNNNMEVQAKEIIIEGLLSIQAGENPRVIEEKLKSFLAPKDRSAADDGGGESDG
- a CDS encoding flagellar motor protein MotB, translated to MAKQRKEEPPKGSPAWMNTFSDLMNLLLCFFVLLFSMSTVDAQKFELIASSFSQSFSIFSAGATAIGDGLLISNGVSQLNELDDYVNSMGKVSDGDTDNETKYLEEMTEALDAEKLKKSEELAEKIEEAMDEQELAREVDMEVTSQYVQLSLKGALLFDSGSAQLKEDALPVMDKLGLILERYAGSVIEIEGHTDNVPISSAHFANNNELSSARALSVFDYFVGTTSLDPAMIKHSGRGEYVPIADNSTPEGRAKNRRVEIRIYHTLSSY